Proteins co-encoded in one Juglans regia cultivar Chandler chromosome 16, Walnut 2.0, whole genome shotgun sequence genomic window:
- the LOC109007572 gene encoding G-type lectin S-receptor-like serine/threonine-protein kinase At2g19130 → MAIDTNETFLLILVLLLTLRESFTVADDTLSMDEFLVAYNPDGLLSNNNKFTLGFFQRSGNSTKIYLGIWYTGFGGQRIVWVANRENHLSSLLTSTLEFSDDGNLVLLQTPSEIFWSTNLRYLPPNSTEAALLDDGNFVLRDRSNLSTIFWESFDHPTNAWLPGAKLGIDNVGKVPKRLISWRNSEDPSPGVFSFDLDHPNGVFQFILEWNNSHVYWSSGVWNSSSFPSVPPAWFQAGIYNFNFVSNENETYVTYSLSSVSRVDHLEITSTGQIQPVELKQTSLLNPPSLLWVRPILLSNVFALCGAFGMYDDNSSYPCDCPKGFEPFSDTDTRLNDWSDGCRRKHPLECENRNGKKDWFLKISNLILPFNNTAYSVVSAKRCELACMNNCSCTAYAHNSNGCMTWEGSLLNMQRPSSYGSEAGQDIYLRLAADERQSTKGRMNMMKPT, encoded by the coding sequence ATGGCCATTGATACAAACGAGACATTCCTCTTGATCTTAGTTCTGCTTCTAACACTCAGAGAAAGCTTCACCGTTGCAGATGATACCCTTTCGATGGATGAGTTTCTCGTAGCGTATAATCCCGACGGcctattatctaataataacaAATTTACACTCGGATTTTTCCAACGATCAGGTAATTCTACAAAAATCTACCTGGGGATTTGGTACACAGGGTTTGGAGGCCAGAGGATTGTTTGGGTAGCAAATAGAGAAAACCATTTGTCTAGCCTATTAACTTCAACACTCGAATTCTCAGATGACGGCAATCTAGTCCTTCTGCAAACTCCCTCCGAGATATTTTGGTCCACAAATTTGAGGTATCTCCCGCCAAATTCAACTGAAGCAGCACTTCTTGATGATGGGAATTTTGTTTTAAGAGATAGGTCGAACCTTTCTACTATATTTTGGGAGAGTTTCGACCATCCAACAAATGCATGGCTGCCAGGTGCAAAGCTTGGAATCGATAATGTAGGAAAAGTACCGAAGCGGCTTATTTCATGGAGAAATTCAGAAGATCCATCACCGGGTGTGTTCTCGTTCGATCTAGATCACCCAAATGGAGTCTTCCAATTTATCTTAGAGTGGAACAACTCCCATGTTTATTGGAGTAGTGGAGTTTGGAACAGTTCATCTTTTCCCTCCGTTCCTCCGGCCTGGTTCCAAGCTGGTATCTACAATTTTAATTTCGTGTCAAATGAAAACGAAACCTATGTTACTTATTCTCTTTCTAGTGTTTCCAGGGTTGACCATCTTGAGATTACTTCTACTGGACAGATCCAGCCTGTTGAGCTGAAGCAGACCTCTCTCCTTAACCCACCTTCTTTACTTTGGGTTCGCCCGATATTACTATCAAATGTCTTCGCATTGTGTGGTGCATTTGGCATGTATGACGATAATTCATCTTACCCTTGTGATTGTCCAAAAGGTTTTGAACCATTTTCAGATACGGATACCAGACTAAATGATTGGTCAGATGGTTGTCGGAGGAAACACCCTTTGGAATGTGAGAATCGTAATGGCAAAAAAGACTGGTTCTTGAAAATATCAAACCTGATATTGCCTTTTAACAATACAGCATATTCGGTAGTGAGTGCTAAGAGATGTGAATTAGCTTGCATGAATAATTGTTCTTGCACAGCTTATGCACATAACAGCAACGGGTGTATGACATGGGAAGGATCTCTTTTGAACATGCAGCGACCCAGCTCATATGGTAGTGAGGCAGGACAGGATATATATCTCAGACTTGCAGCCGATGAGCGTCAAAGTACCAAAGGCAGGATGAATATGATGAAACCCACATAA
- the LOC109007575 gene encoding uncharacterized protein At4g00950-like yields MGSSEPDNEASSTPKLSLFSLPSKLLDQESTGMLTPPLRATASVPFHWEEAPGKPRQPCAADSKPETAARILELPPRLLLSESKSMNMPSPTTVLDGPYVLGRTVSHSYRFSFRSPDQDVGRRLTSKERGGHFRSMRWGSFRKNKQVFQGSFDFSSSSVIDGDHGGGNNTKGKITRVRRKGSFLSLANTSSHLLASVYESFKQVVPWRRTSERKNTQKDDGLTS; encoded by the exons atggggtcGTCTGAGCCAGACAATGAAGCAAGCTCCACACCAAAGCTCTCGTTGTTCTCACTTCCAAGCAAGCTGTTGGATCAGGAGTCAACAGGAATGCTAACACCACCGCTCCGAGCTACAGCGTCTGTTCCATTTCACTGGGAGGAAGCACCAGGGAAGCCTAGGCAGCCATGCGCCGCCGATTCCAAACCAGAGACTGCCGCAAGAATCTTGGAACTGCCTCCGAGATTGCTGCTAAGTGAGAGTAAATCCATGAACATGCCGTCCCCTACCACGGTCTTGGACGGGCCTTACGTACTGGGGCGGACTGTGTCTCACAGCTACAGGTTTTCTTTCAGAAGCCCAGATCAGGATGTGGGCAGGAGATTAACGTCAAAGGAGAGGGGAGGCCATTTCCGGTCGATGAGGTGGGGTAGTTTCAGGAAGAATAAGCAGGTTTTCCAGGGTAGTTTtgatttctcatcttcttcggTGATCGACGGTGATCATGGCGGTGGCAATAATACTAAGGGGAAGATCACGAGAGTTAGGAGGAAAGGGAGCTTTCTGAGTCTTGCAAACACAAGCTCTCATTTGTTG GCAAGCGTTTATGAAAGCTTTAAGCAGGTGGTCCCATGGAGGcgtacgtcagaaagaaagAATACTCAGAAAGATGATGggctaactagctag
- the LOC109007573 gene encoding PP2A regulatory subunit TAP46-like isoform X1 — MEDVPLPVLFEQARKIHSTATESGADQELVRKGCEALKICEDMVSKLGLFSANETKDDISTTNLKYLLVPFYIAELTEKIAQSDRILILKASQEKLKEFISFCEAMELVPEEELETSIEGGSNSLVDRRAQKIARFKRQRAAESKLLEIKERKERRGRSSKAAALSTPVEAGEEDVLDDDVEEEREAWLTAISLAICKAFDLLEMLKKEEEILSAIKEKQSKDGDKEFSQDVLDDRTKRAEAWHRDAAVRARYTKPAEPITCATFAQDVLEGRAKVSQAHDHKHQPMIFGPASLVGGSLTSERERMAAQVFQPSFRLPTMSIEEAGLKEMEMMNKWQERNAKMMEEANSSWYKDNSKQRPSEDDDEDDDAAQDKARAWDDWKDDNPRGAGNKKLTPCG; from the exons ATGGAGGACGTCCCTCTCCCGGTCCTCTTCGAACAAGCCCGTAAGATCCATTCAACTGCGACAGAGTCCGGCGCCGACCAA gaGCTGGTGCGGAAAGGTTGCGAGGCTCTGAAGATATGTGAGGACATGGTAAGCAAGTTGGGGCTTTTCTCAGCGAATGAGACAAAGGACGATATCAGCACCACCAATCTTAAGTATCTCTTG GTTCCTTTTTACATCGCTGAGTTGACTGAAAAGATTGCACAAAGTGACAGGATACTGATTCTTAAGGCTTCCCAGGAAAAATTAAAG GAATTTATATCATTTTGTGAGGCAATGGAACTTGTACCAGAGGAGGAACTGGAAACATCTATAGAAGGAGGTTCAAATTCTCTTGTTGATCGCAGGGCCCAGAAG ATTGCTCGATTCAAACGCCAAAGAGCTGCAGAATCGAAGTTGCTGGAAATAAAGGAGCGAAAGGAGCGACGTGGGCGTTCTAGTAAAGCAGCTGCCTTATCAACTCCTGTCGAGGCAGGAGAGGAAGATGTGCTGGATGATGATGTAGAGGAAGAACGAGAG GCCTGGCTTACTGCCATCTCTTTGGCAATCTGTAAG GCTTTTGATCTGCTGGAAATGCTCAAGAAGGAGGAAGAGATTCTCTCTGCTATaaaggaaaaacaatcaaaG GATGGTGACAAGGAGTTCTCTCAAGATGTTCTTGATGATCGCACCAAGAGAGCAGAAGCTTGGCATCGTGATGCTGCAGTTCGAGCTCGGTATACCAAACCTGCAGAACCTATCACATGCGCTACATTTGCACAAGATGTTCTAGAAGGGAGAGCAAAGGTGTCACAGGCACATGACCACAAACACCAGCCAATGATATTTGGACCAGCAAGTCTTGTGGGTGGAAGCCTGACAAGTGAGAGGGAAAGGATGGCAGCTCAGGTTTTCCAACCTTCTTTTAG GTTGCCAACCATGAGCATAGAGGAAGCGGGTCTGAAAGAGATGGAGATGATGAACAAATGGCAAGAGCGGAATGCAAAAATGATGGAGGAAGCCAATTCCTCGTGGTACAAGGACAATTCGAAGCAGAGGCcaagtgaggatgatgatgaagatgatgatgctgCCCAAGATAAGGCAAGAGCTTGGGATGACTGGAAAGACGATAATCCTCGAGGTGCTGGCAATAAGAAGCTAACCCCTTGCGGGTAA
- the LOC109007573 gene encoding PP2A regulatory subunit TAP46-like isoform X2: protein MNSCLQVPFYIAELTEKIAQSDRILILKASQEKLKEFISFCEAMELVPEEELETSIEGGSNSLVDRRAQKIARFKRQRAAESKLLEIKERKERRGRSSKAAALSTPVEAGEEDVLDDDVEEEREAWLTAISLAICKAFDLLEMLKKEEEILSAIKEKQSKDGDKEFSQDVLDDRTKRAEAWHRDAAVRARYTKPAEPITCATFAQDVLEGRAKVSQAHDHKHQPMIFGPASLVGGSLTSERERMAAQVFQPSFRLPTMSIEEAGLKEMEMMNKWQERNAKMMEEANSSWYKDNSKQRPSEDDDEDDDAAQDKARAWDDWKDDNPRGAGNKKLTPCG, encoded by the exons ATGAACTCTTGCCTACAGGTTCCTTTTTACATCGCTGAGTTGACTGAAAAGATTGCACAAAGTGACAGGATACTGATTCTTAAGGCTTCCCAGGAAAAATTAAAG GAATTTATATCATTTTGTGAGGCAATGGAACTTGTACCAGAGGAGGAACTGGAAACATCTATAGAAGGAGGTTCAAATTCTCTTGTTGATCGCAGGGCCCAGAAG ATTGCTCGATTCAAACGCCAAAGAGCTGCAGAATCGAAGTTGCTGGAAATAAAGGAGCGAAAGGAGCGACGTGGGCGTTCTAGTAAAGCAGCTGCCTTATCAACTCCTGTCGAGGCAGGAGAGGAAGATGTGCTGGATGATGATGTAGAGGAAGAACGAGAG GCCTGGCTTACTGCCATCTCTTTGGCAATCTGTAAG GCTTTTGATCTGCTGGAAATGCTCAAGAAGGAGGAAGAGATTCTCTCTGCTATaaaggaaaaacaatcaaaG GATGGTGACAAGGAGTTCTCTCAAGATGTTCTTGATGATCGCACCAAGAGAGCAGAAGCTTGGCATCGTGATGCTGCAGTTCGAGCTCGGTATACCAAACCTGCAGAACCTATCACATGCGCTACATTTGCACAAGATGTTCTAGAAGGGAGAGCAAAGGTGTCACAGGCACATGACCACAAACACCAGCCAATGATATTTGGACCAGCAAGTCTTGTGGGTGGAAGCCTGACAAGTGAGAGGGAAAGGATGGCAGCTCAGGTTTTCCAACCTTCTTTTAG GTTGCCAACCATGAGCATAGAGGAAGCGGGTCTGAAAGAGATGGAGATGATGAACAAATGGCAAGAGCGGAATGCAAAAATGATGGAGGAAGCCAATTCCTCGTGGTACAAGGACAATTCGAAGCAGAGGCcaagtgaggatgatgatgaagatgatgatgctgCCCAAGATAAGGCAAGAGCTTGGGATGACTGGAAAGACGATAATCCTCGAGGTGCTGGCAATAAGAAGCTAACCCCTTGCGGGTAA
- the LOC109007574 gene encoding phytolongin Phyl2.2-like — protein MVCDPNLILYTCIARGTTILARFTREPDLEPLAIKCIEKSPPHHSMFFHTIRSRTYTFLIQDPFVYFAVFDEDLAQSDGLWFLKHLKGSFEEIVEGGALKGLDNINSLCLQRQCDSIFRGTTTLNLSMVNVSPGTEPKVSRNTSLDSVKGMEMAITTLLRSNPCKSLKKKKKKKKKMNGDAKGDDVLKNMVYVAQDVNSGVYKDFSLPVQKGSANDRQKAKQLWRKHVWFVLLLDLFVCSVLFVIWLWVCQGFKCIEG, from the coding sequence ATGGTTTGCGATCCGAACCTCATCCTCTACACCTGCATTGCCAGAGGGACCACGATACTCGCCAGATTCACCAGAGAACCCGATCTCGAACCTTTAGCTATAAAATGCATTGAGAAATCTCCACCTCACCACTCCATGTTCTTTCATACCATTAGAAGCCGAACCTACACGTTCTTGATCCAAGACCCTTTTGTGTATTTTGCTGTATTCGATGAGGATTTGGCACAATCAGATGGTCTTTGGTTCCTAAAGCACCTAAAAGGCTCTTTCGAGGAGATTGTCGAAGGCGGGGCTTTAAAAGGATTGGATAATATTAACTCTCTTTGCCTTCAAAGGCAATGCGATTCCATATTTCGCGGAACAACGACGTTGAATTTGAGCATGGTGAATGTTTCTCCCGGGACTGAACCCAAGGTTAGTCGGAATACGAGCTTGGACTCGGTTAAAGGGATGGAGATGGCCATTACAACGCTGCTTCGCTCAAATCCATGcaaaagcttgaagaagaagaagaagaagaagaagaagatgaatggAGATGCTAAAGGTGACGATGTATTGAAAAATATGGTGTATGTCGCTCAAGATGTTAATAGTGGTGTGTACAAGGATTTTTCGTTGCCAGTTCAAAAGGGCTCCGCAAATGATCGGCAAAAGGCAAAACAACTTTGGAGAAAACATGTTTGGTTTGTGTTGTTGCTGGACTTGTTTGTGTGCTCGGTTTTGTTCGTGATATGGTTGTGGGTATGCCAAGGGTTCAAGTGCATTGAAGGTTGA